One window of Salegentibacter sp. Hel_I_6 genomic DNA carries:
- a CDS encoding PH domain-containing protein, with protein MSLLNKIIGNAASISKEELTEKYGRLLTTSEEIELGFSLLRDIFMFTNKRLILIDIQGLTGKKQEYLSLPYRYISRFSLETAGTFDLDAELKIWISNENVPSVSKKFNKSIDIYAVQRYLAEKVI; from the coding sequence ATGAGTTTACTTAACAAAATAATTGGGAATGCAGCCAGTATTTCTAAAGAGGAATTAACCGAAAAATATGGTCGCTTACTTACCACGTCAGAAGAAATTGAATTAGGTTTCTCCTTACTTCGCGATATCTTTATGTTCACCAATAAACGCCTTATTCTCATAGATATTCAAGGTTTAACGGGTAAAAAACAGGAATATCTCTCCCTTCCTTACAGGTATATTTCACGTTTTTCGCTGGAGACCGCTGGGACTTTTGATCTAGATGCTGAACTTAAGATCTGGATTTCCAATGAAAACGTTCCCAGTGTAAGTAAAAAATTTAATAAAAGTATTGACATTTATGCTGTGCAGCGCTACCTGGCAGAAAAAGTAATTTAA
- a CDS encoding tetratricopeptide repeat protein, with translation MKARFIALITGAVMGSSVLSAQSNDCATMAALAYDDAKAKNYEAAYEPLMKVREECPKYSLATFQYGERALEYKIENAEGEEKNQYIEELIGLWEERLELFPGKTSKGKVYSDIAQLRFDNKLGTVEDRYNAFDKAYTEDRENFKSPKGLYAYFQLMVDMQDEGERELQDVFDNYDKVMQKIEEEENDAAEKLAPLLKKQEDGEDLTAKEKKQISNAEINLNNYNSVKNALNAKLGARADCDNLIPLYKKDFDAKKSDVDWLQNANARLSAKDCTEDPLFFQVSEALHQLEPSANSAYSLGQLAEADGDRTKALEYYNEAAELEEDPNDQARIYYRIASNYKERGSFSQARNFYRKAISSKPSLGNAYLQIANMIAQSANDCGENSFDKRAVYWLAADYAARAARVDPSISSNANETATAYRGRAPQKSDVFQQGRSSGEAIQIGCWIGETVRIPQM, from the coding sequence ATGAAAGCGAGATTTATAGCATTAATTACGGGAGCCGTTATGGGTTCAAGTGTTCTAAGCGCACAGTCTAATGATTGTGCAACAATGGCAGCGTTGGCTTATGACGATGCCAAGGCTAAAAATTATGAAGCTGCCTATGAGCCGCTAATGAAAGTAAGAGAAGAATGTCCTAAATATAGTTTGGCGACTTTTCAATATGGAGAGCGAGCGCTTGAATATAAAATTGAAAACGCTGAAGGTGAAGAAAAGAACCAATATATTGAAGAACTAATTGGTCTTTGGGAAGAACGTTTGGAGTTATTCCCGGGTAAAACTTCTAAGGGTAAAGTTTATTCAGACATCGCTCAGTTAAGATTTGACAATAAACTTGGAACCGTTGAAGATCGTTATAATGCTTTTGACAAAGCTTACACAGAAGATCGTGAAAACTTTAAAAGTCCAAAGGGGCTTTATGCTTACTTCCAGTTAATGGTAGATATGCAGGATGAGGGAGAAAGAGAACTTCAGGATGTCTTTGATAATTACGATAAAGTAATGCAGAAGATTGAAGAAGAAGAAAATGATGCAGCTGAAAAGTTAGCGCCATTATTGAAAAAACAGGAAGATGGTGAAGACCTTACTGCGAAAGAGAAAAAGCAAATTAGTAATGCTGAGATCAATCTTAATAACTATAACAGTGTAAAAAATGCTTTAAACGCCAAACTTGGTGCGAGAGCAGATTGTGATAATCTTATACCACTTTACAAGAAAGATTTTGATGCAAAGAAATCTGACGTAGATTGGTTACAGAATGCCAACGCAAGATTATCGGCTAAAGATTGTACCGAAGATCCATTATTCTTCCAGGTTTCTGAAGCATTACACCAATTAGAGCCTTCTGCTAATTCAGCTTACTCTTTAGGACAGTTAGCTGAAGCTGATGGAGACAGAACTAAAGCTTTGGAATATTATAATGAAGCTGCAGAGTTAGAAGAAGATCCTAACGATCAGGCTAGAATTTATTATAGAATTGCTTCTAACTATAAAGAAAGAGGAAGTTTCTCTCAAGCGAGAAATTTCTATAGAAAAGCGATTTCTTCAAAGCCATCTTTAGGAAATGCATACTTGCAAATCGCCAATATGATCGCGCAAAGTGCTAACGATTGTGGAGAAAATTCTTTTGATAAAAGAGCTGTTTATTGGTTAGCTGCAGATTATGCTGCTAGAGCTGCAAGGGTAGATCCATCTATTTCATCTAATGCAAATGAAACGGCTACTGCTTACAGAGGTAGAGCACCACAAAAATCTGATGTGTTCCAACAAGGTAGAAGTAGCGGTGAAGCAATTCAAATTGGATGTTGGATTGGGGAAACCGTGCGTATCCCACAAATGTAA
- a CDS encoding vanadium-dependent haloperoxidase, with amino-acid sequence MNSLILVLFLSLQSGPEINQQIDISYTDTEARINDPRGKENLAYKWGEIALKATANDTDKFNPRPTISSRFLGLIFTAVFDAWSRYDEKAIPVYMQNIDRRPKPEQTLQNKEIAISYAAFRTMNEYYYSDEDLFTSFMLELGLDPNDNTLDPTTPAGIGNLAAKAIIEARRNDGANQYGDENGSNGQPYFDYIGYKPVNSADENIDLNRWQSKYFSDGKGGQFLPSCLTPYWHKVEPIGLQSADQFRPGPPPKVGSDQLEKEVKEVVELQASLTNKEKALVEFMRDGPQSVQQAGHWLKFAQEVSIRDNHTLDEDVKMYFYNQVTAMDAFIACWDSKMFYDFARPYALVHEFYKDKEIVGWGGPEKGMTKMLGQDWRPYSPDTFLCPPFPGYVSGHSAISGACGEALKLFTGSDEFGSEVKLIPGILTEPDRLGEEVTIDFPTFTQTAEMAGFSRVLGGYHIQSDNLEGLELGRKVARENWKFFMKHIGEPIATNKSISNK; translated from the coding sequence ATGAATAGCTTAATACTGGTTCTATTTCTAAGCCTGCAATCGGGACCAGAAATTAACCAACAGATTGATATTTCTTATACCGATACAGAAGCTCGTATAAATGACCCCAGGGGAAAAGAAAACCTGGCGTATAAATGGGGGGAAATTGCTTTAAAGGCAACTGCTAATGATACTGATAAATTCAATCCTAGGCCAACTATAAGTTCCCGATTTCTCGGACTAATTTTTACGGCGGTTTTTGATGCCTGGTCGAGATACGATGAAAAAGCAATCCCCGTATATATGCAAAATATAGATCGGCGCCCGAAGCCTGAGCAAACTTTGCAAAACAAAGAAATTGCAATAAGCTATGCCGCTTTTAGAACAATGAATGAGTACTACTATTCAGACGAGGATCTATTCACCAGTTTTATGCTTGAATTAGGTCTTGATCCTAACGATAATACCTTAGACCCAACTACACCTGCGGGTATTGGGAACCTTGCGGCTAAAGCTATTATTGAAGCAAGACGTAATGATGGAGCAAACCAATATGGTGATGAAAACGGATCAAACGGCCAGCCTTACTTCGATTATATAGGCTACAAACCAGTAAACTCTGCCGATGAGAACATAGATCTTAATAGGTGGCAGTCTAAATACTTTTCAGATGGAAAAGGCGGACAATTTCTACCATCTTGTTTAACTCCTTATTGGCACAAAGTTGAGCCTATCGGACTGCAATCTGCAGACCAGTTTAGACCAGGGCCACCACCAAAAGTAGGCTCTGATCAACTTGAGAAAGAAGTGAAGGAAGTTGTTGAACTTCAGGCAAGTCTAACAAATAAAGAGAAAGCGCTGGTGGAGTTTATGAGAGATGGGCCCCAATCTGTTCAACAGGCCGGGCATTGGTTAAAATTTGCTCAGGAAGTTTCTATTAGAGATAACCATACTCTTGATGAGGATGTAAAAATGTATTTCTATAATCAAGTTACCGCCATGGATGCCTTTATTGCCTGTTGGGATAGTAAAATGTTCTATGATTTTGCCAGACCTTATGCGCTGGTTCACGAATTTTATAAAGATAAAGAAATTGTGGGTTGGGGAGGGCCTGAAAAGGGAATGACAAAAATGTTAGGACAGGACTGGAGACCTTATTCTCCCGACACCTTTTTATGCCCTCCTTTTCCAGGCTATGTATCTGGCCATAGCGCTATAAGCGGTGCCTGCGGTGAAGCTCTAAAGCTCTTTACCGGAAGTGATGAGTTTGGTTCTGAAGTAAAATTAATACCAGGAATTCTTACAGAGCCAGACCGGCTTGGAGAAGAAGTTACTATAGATTTCCCAACATTCACCCAAACCGCAGAAATGGCCGGATTCTCAAGAGTATTAGGAGGTTACCACATCCAGTCTGACAATCTGGAAGGCCTGGAACTAGGAAGAAAGGTTGCCAGAGAAAATTGGAAATTCTTTATGAAGCATATTGGAGAACCTATAGCAACTAATAAGAGTATTTCCAACAAATAA
- a CDS encoding membrane protein codes for MIKRFIVIVAVFFTVVATAQENVSSPYSYYGIGLNTFKGTVENRSMGGLSMFSDSIHLNLRNPAGYGRLRRTTYALGGSHERLTLNSASAEDNAKVSSLDYLGIGIPVGGNLGFGFGVLPYSSVGYQILDIRDDVASRLEGRGGMNKVFLSTGYQIIPSLSIGVDANYNFGNLQNQRTLIREQVQLGSRDVSRSDLKGFSYNFGVDFQQKLKNGLNLHAAATYAPTTTIDAENSRQLATIAFSPNGERVVEERDVNVNDSELTLPAKYTIGLGLGSANKWFFGGEYVSTDDNSFLSVSGIGGADTNFADAAQYKFGGYFIPQYNSITNYFNRIVYRAGFRYEETGLSINNQDINEFGITFGVGLPVGPGFSNINLGFEYGQRGTTDSGLIQEDFFRLSVGLSLTEARRWFERRKFN; via the coding sequence ATGATTAAACGATTTATAGTAATCGTAGCTGTTTTTTTTACAGTGGTTGCTACAGCTCAGGAAAATGTCTCATCACCCTATTCTTATTATGGAATTGGATTAAACACTTTTAAAGGAACTGTAGAAAACAGGTCTATGGGTGGGCTAAGTATGTTTTCAGATAGTATTCATCTTAATCTTAGAAATCCTGCCGGTTATGGTAGGTTGAGAAGAACTACTTATGCCCTGGGAGGTTCTCACGAGAGGCTTACCCTAAACTCTGCAAGTGCTGAAGATAATGCCAAAGTTTCTTCCCTGGATTACCTGGGAATTGGTATTCCGGTTGGGGGAAATTTAGGTTTCGGATTTGGAGTCTTGCCATATTCTTCGGTAGGTTATCAAATTCTAGATATTAGAGATGACGTAGCCAGTAGGTTAGAAGGCCGTGGAGGAATGAATAAGGTTTTTCTTTCAACAGGATATCAAATAATTCCTTCATTGAGTATTGGTGTTGATGCTAATTACAATTTTGGTAATCTTCAAAACCAGAGAACGCTTATACGGGAGCAGGTTCAGTTAGGTTCGCGTGATGTGAGCAGATCTGATCTAAAAGGATTTAGCTATAACTTTGGTGTCGATTTTCAGCAAAAATTAAAAAATGGGCTTAATTTACACGCCGCCGCAACATATGCTCCAACTACAACTATAGATGCTGAGAATTCAAGACAATTGGCAACTATAGCATTTTCTCCTAATGGAGAACGAGTAGTGGAAGAAAGGGATGTAAATGTTAATGACTCAGAATTAACGCTTCCGGCTAAATATACGATTGGTTTAGGGCTGGGAAGTGCAAATAAATGGTTTTTCGGTGGGGAATATGTGAGTACAGATGATAATTCTTTTTTAAGTGTAAGTGGTATTGGAGGTGCAGATACTAATTTTGCAGATGCTGCACAATATAAATTTGGAGGGTATTTTATTCCTCAATATAATTCTATAACAAATTATTTTAATCGTATTGTTTACAGGGCCGGTTTTAGATATGAAGAAACTGGGCTTAGCATCAATAATCAGGACATTAATGAGTTTGGCATCACTTTTGGAGTTGGACTACCTGTAGGACCGGGATTTTCTAATATTAACCTTGGATTTGAGTATGGTCAGCGCGGTACAACCGATTCAGGTTTAATTCAGGAAGATTTCTTTAGGCTTTCAGTAGGGCTTTCCCTAACCGAAGCCAGAAGATGGTTTGAAAGACGAAAATTTAATTAA
- a CDS encoding proline dehydrogenase family protein, translating into MIEKKIFNNTAVAFRLKSDLELNRALLLFNVMGIPPLIKPGIALTRFSLKAKLPIQPLIKHTIFDQFCAGTSKDDCKPVIKEMHEVNLSSILDYSVEGKKTEAEFDSAFRVKKDLIKFAKEETEVPFAIFKPTALGRFEIWHKLSSHVNLSKNEKEEWEKTKARVEGLCEEASKQKVRLYADAEESWMQDAADKLMEEMMRKYNREKALIFNTFQCYRWDRLDYLKKLHVQAKEEGFKIGAKIVRGAYMEKENKRARKYGKVSPICENKKATDLHFNNVLAYCLDNIEDIAVFIGTHNEMSNYLALQIMEDQGIAKDDPRVWFSQLYGMSDQISYNLAKREYNTAKLVPFGPVKDVVPYLLRRAEENSSVEGQTNRELNLLKEEKRRRKAENQ; encoded by the coding sequence ATGATTGAGAAGAAAATATTTAATAATACAGCAGTAGCATTTAGATTAAAATCCGATTTAGAACTAAATAGGGCCTTACTCCTATTTAATGTAATGGGAATTCCTCCATTAATTAAACCGGGTATAGCCCTCACCAGGTTTTCTCTAAAAGCGAAACTTCCTATCCAACCCCTTATTAAACATACAATATTCGATCAATTTTGTGCCGGAACCAGTAAGGATGACTGTAAGCCAGTTATTAAAGAAATGCACGAAGTAAACCTCTCCAGCATTCTGGATTATTCTGTAGAGGGTAAAAAAACCGAAGCAGAATTTGATTCTGCTTTCAGGGTAAAGAAAGACCTTATAAAATTTGCTAAAGAAGAGACCGAAGTGCCTTTTGCTATTTTTAAACCTACTGCTTTAGGTCGTTTTGAAATATGGCATAAACTAAGTTCACACGTTAATCTTAGTAAAAATGAAAAAGAGGAATGGGAAAAAACTAAAGCCAGAGTTGAAGGTTTGTGCGAAGAAGCCTCAAAACAAAAGGTTAGGTTGTATGCTGATGCAGAAGAATCCTGGATGCAGGATGCGGCAGATAAACTAATGGAAGAAATGATGCGTAAGTACAATCGTGAAAAAGCATTAATATTCAACACTTTTCAGTGTTACCGATGGGATAGACTTGATTACTTAAAAAAATTACATGTCCAGGCTAAAGAAGAAGGATTCAAAATAGGCGCCAAAATAGTTCGTGGAGCTTATATGGAGAAAGAGAATAAAAGAGCCCGGAAATACGGTAAGGTTTCTCCTATTTGCGAAAATAAAAAAGCAACTGATCTACATTTCAACAACGTACTTGCCTATTGTCTTGACAACATAGAAGATATTGCAGTTTTTATTGGAACACATAATGAAATGAGCAATTATTTAGCCCTACAAATAATGGAAGATCAGGGAATTGCTAAAGATGATCCAAGAGTCTGGTTTAGTCAGTTATATGGTATGAGTGATCAAATTAGCTATAACCTGGCTAAAAGAGAGTATAATACTGCAAAGTTGGTTCCATTTGGCCCAGTAAAAGATGTGGTACCATATCTATTAAGAAGAGCTGAAGAAAATTCTTCGGTAGAAGGACAAACTAATAGAGAATTAAATTTACTCAAAGAAGAGAAAAGAAGAAGAAAAGCTGAGAACCAGTAG
- a CDS encoding histone H1 — MKDLVENIQSTFENFQTEANAQLETGNKSAGTRARKSSLELEKLLKEFRKVSVAESKK, encoded by the coding sequence ATGAAAGATTTAGTTGAAAACATCCAAAGTACTTTTGAAAATTTCCAAACAGAAGCTAATGCGCAATTAGAAACTGGCAATAAAAGTGCTGGAACAAGAGCAAGAAAATCTTCTTTAGAATTGGAGAAACTTCTGAAAGAATTCCGTAAGGTTTCAGTTGCAGAATCTAAAAAGTAA
- a CDS encoding type III pantothenate kinase yields the protein MNLIIDIGNSAVKTAVFQDSKLLESFIFSLENFSEKFQEIRKKYPQIDFSIISSVLKDTSTVESFLSEYTELLILDEKTRLPFNNKYASPQTLGKDRLALVAAGSMHYKDSDLLIIDAGTCITFDFKNSRNEYLGGAISPGLQMRLKALNHFTAKLPLVQLDENVALIGDSTSKSILSGVLNGVSAELDGIIDRYKTDYKYLTVILTGGDTQILSKRVKNGIFANPNFLLEGLNYILEFNKTQ from the coding sequence ATGAATTTAATTATAGATATAGGTAATTCTGCAGTAAAAACCGCTGTATTTCAGGATTCTAAACTTTTGGAGTCTTTTATTTTTTCGCTTGAAAATTTTTCTGAAAAATTTCAGGAAATAAGAAAAAAATATCCGCAAATTGATTTTTCTATCATTTCTTCAGTACTTAAAGATACTTCAACTGTGGAAAGTTTTCTTTCTGAATATACTGAATTACTGATTTTAGATGAAAAAACGCGTTTACCCTTCAATAATAAATATGCTTCCCCTCAAACTCTGGGTAAAGATAGATTAGCTTTGGTTGCTGCGGGCTCAATGCATTATAAAGATTCAGATTTACTTATTATTGATGCCGGTACTTGTATTACTTTCGATTTTAAGAATAGTAGAAATGAATATTTAGGGGGTGCTATCTCGCCCGGCTTACAAATGCGATTGAAAGCGCTGAATCATTTTACTGCCAAACTACCTTTGGTTCAACTTGACGAAAACGTAGCATTAATAGGGGATTCTACTAGTAAAAGTATTCTTTCGGGGGTTTTAAATGGGGTCTCGGCAGAGCTTGATGGAATAATAGATCGCTACAAGACTGATTATAAATATTTAACAGTTATTTTAACAGGAGGTGATACTCAAATTTTGTCAAAGCGGGTAAAAAATGGCATATTTGCCAACCCGAATTTTCTTTTAGAGGGTTTAAACTACATTTTAGAATTTAACAAGACTCAATGA
- the lptC gene encoding LPS export ABC transporter periplasmic protein LptC has protein sequence MRLTYKEIITGIVTLTGVTMLFSCQGNLEEIRALDLEGDAPQAIAKGINLKYTDSGRMVANLKSPRMIDFTNKEFPYREFPDGLELEIYDENNEKSTVTSDYGIIYDGTNLIDLQENVVIYTADSMRLEASQLFWDQSINWIFTDKPNTIEFPNGALNESEGFDANQNFGNFRSRTNIGIQIIKDNKPDE, from the coding sequence ATGAGATTAACATATAAGGAAATAATAACAGGCATTGTCACGCTCACCGGTGTGACAATGCTTTTTTCATGTCAGGGTAATCTGGAAGAGATTCGGGCTTTAGATTTAGAAGGGGATGCACCGCAGGCTATTGCAAAAGGGATAAACCTTAAATATACCGACTCAGGCCGAATGGTGGCTAATTTAAAAAGTCCCAGGATGATAGACTTTACCAACAAAGAATTTCCTTATCGTGAATTTCCCGATGGTTTAGAATTGGAGATTTACGATGAAAATAATGAGAAAAGTACAGTTACTTCAGACTATGGAATAATCTACGATGGTACTAATCTCATAGACTTGCAGGAGAATGTTGTAATCTATACCGCCGATAGTATGCGTTTAGAGGCCTCACAACTGTTCTGGGATCAAAGTATTAACTGGATTTTCACAGATAAGCCTAATACTATAGAATTTCCAAATGGAGCGCTTAATGAAAGTGAAGGTTTTGATGCTAATCAAAATTTCGGTAATTTTCGGTCACGAACCAATATTGGGATTCAAATAATAAAAGACAACAAACCCGATGAGTAA
- a CDS encoding hemolysin family protein, protein MEVEILIIVLSLILSAFFSGMEIAYISSNKIYIEIEKRQNDFLATVLKRLTKKPSKFIATMLVGNNIALVVYGFFMGDLLMNWLQGLQPLDSAFLEYLVVDLNLFTQTVISTLLILLTAEFLPKVFFQIYANSMLKFFAVPAYMFYVLFGLISTFIIWVSDFILKRFFKTEGDEVQLAFSKVELGNFINEQMETVEDDEEVDSEIQIFQNALEFSDIKAREVMIPRTEIIAVDQHQAPRDLVNTFTETGLSKLLIYNETIDDIIGYVHSFELFKKPESIKSILLPVVFVPETMWVKDVLNNLTKKRKSIAVVIDEYGGTSGMITVEDIVEELFGEIQDEHDPVVLTEEEIGEDHHKFSARLEVDYLNETYKLNIPEGENYETLGGYIVNHTEEIPQQDEELQIDNFLFKILEVSNTKIELVELKIKPTD, encoded by the coding sequence ATGGAAGTTGAAATACTTATTATTGTCCTTTCCTTAATTTTATCAGCTTTCTTTTCTGGGATGGAGATTGCTTATATTTCTTCCAATAAGATTTATATTGAAATAGAGAAACGCCAAAACGATTTTTTGGCCACAGTACTGAAAAGATTAACCAAAAAACCTTCAAAATTTATCGCAACCATGTTGGTGGGTAATAATATTGCCCTGGTGGTTTATGGATTTTTTATGGGCGATTTGCTTATGAATTGGCTGCAAGGGCTTCAGCCTTTGGATAGTGCTTTTTTAGAATATTTAGTGGTAGATCTAAATCTTTTTACCCAAACGGTAATCTCTACGCTGCTAATTTTGCTTACTGCTGAATTTCTTCCGAAGGTATTTTTTCAAATTTACGCGAATTCTATGCTGAAATTCTTCGCGGTGCCGGCATACATGTTCTATGTGCTTTTCGGTCTTATCTCAACTTTTATAATCTGGGTTTCTGATTTTATTCTGAAGAGGTTTTTCAAAACTGAAGGGGATGAAGTGCAACTCGCTTTTAGCAAAGTTGAATTAGGAAATTTTATCAACGAACAAATGGAAACCGTGGAAGATGATGAAGAAGTAGATTCTGAAATTCAAATCTTTCAAAATGCTTTAGAGTTTTCAGATATTAAGGCCAGGGAGGTTATGATCCCGCGAACCGAAATTATTGCGGTAGATCAACACCAGGCACCTCGAGACCTTGTCAACACATTTACAGAAACAGGACTTTCAAAATTATTGATCTATAATGAAACAATAGACGATATTATTGGCTACGTTCATTCGTTTGAACTTTTTAAAAAACCAGAGTCAATAAAATCTATTCTCCTGCCAGTTGTTTTCGTACCCGAAACCATGTGGGTAAAAGATGTTTTAAATAATCTTACTAAAAAACGTAAAAGTATTGCGGTTGTTATCGATGAGTATGGTGGAACCAGTGGTATGATTACCGTAGAAGATATTGTAGAAGAACTTTTTGGAGAAATCCAGGATGAACATGACCCTGTAGTGCTTACCGAAGAAGAAATAGGGGAAGATCATCATAAATTTTCAGCACGTTTAGAAGTAGATTACTTGAATGAAACCTATAAACTTAATATCCCCGAAGGTGAAAATTATGAAACCCTTGGTGGATATATTGTGAATCACACCGAGGAAATTCCGCAGCAAGATGAAGAATTACAGATAGATAATTTTTTATTTAAGATCCTTGAAGTCTCCAATACTAAAATAGAATTGGTAGAGTTAAAAATAAAACCCACAGATTAA